Proteins encoded together in one Ipomoea triloba cultivar NCNSP0323 chromosome 4, ASM357664v1 window:
- the LOC116016352 gene encoding crossover junction endonuclease MUS81 isoform X7 has protein sequence METEREVACRENEELAAYMWNMAEDKRGISDNIYKTLHKAYTNVCNSKAPIKTLRELSQIKGVGKWILKLMQGFFETDSEAPGNENLSDKGKKRKGTRRYMPQRNSVAYALIITLYRALADGKEFMRKQELIDAAEASGLSRAPIGPEKGKGKPGIGNSPRDWYSGWSCMKTLVTKGLVVKSSCPAKYMLTEEGKETARECLSRSGIVTSDQSLVNMEEFSNLDGKVMEDEGFSEKDMSDVEIESESSEKQVALPCLQLGGQKKVIDIPPGCLDRFMGMGFSKEQITLAFSKVSETSQGKDISSLWPTVLCQLREDQVYGLSSSTVEERVVKTACRGPSDDPKSSSFADFKQNSTTLLAFPSPALSVGSKGGEYSEAKSSILSMPPLTYGERFEDVYEVILVLDDREQFVSQGSRSRKIVENISMQFKIRIEVRRLPVGDAIWIARHKNTGSEYVLDFIVERKKVDDLRSSIRDNRYKDQKLRLLRCGLKKMIYVVEGDANVSEAAESIKTACFTTEILEGFDVQRTAGLGDTLRKYGYLTQAIDHYYKSMEDKHKSPEMCPPFKAFIRRCEDLDKMTVSDVFAIQLMQENIRSMIY, from the exons ATGGAGACCGAAAGAGAAGTAGCGTGCAGGGAAAACGAAGAGCTAGCGGCGTACATGTGGAATATGGCGGAAGACAAGAGAGGGATATCAGATAACATTTATAAGACTCTTCACAAGGCCTACACTAACGTCTGCAACTCCAAGGCCCCTATTAAGACCCTCCGAGAACTTTCTCAAATCAA GGGTGTGGGGAAGTGGATTTTGAAACTAATGCAAGGCTTTTTTGAGACTGATTCGGAGGCTCCTGGAAATGAGAACTTGAGTGATAAAG GGAAGAAGAGGAAGGGGACTAGGAGGTATATGCCACAGAGGAACTCTGTGGCATATGCCTTGATAATCACACTCTATag GGCCTTAGCAGATGGAAAGGAGTTTATGCGCAAACAGGAGCTGATTGATGCTGCGGAGGCTAGCGGTCTTTCCCGGGCTCCAATCGG ACCTGAGAAAGGAAAAGGGAAACCTGGGATTGGAAACTCACCTAGGGACTGGTACAGTGGATGGAGCTGCATGAAAACACTAGTAACTAAAGGGCTGGTTGTCAAGTCTAGCTGCCCGGCCAA GTATATGCTAACAGAAGAAGGAAAGGAAACTGCACGTGAATGTCTATCAAGATCTGGAATTGTTACTTCTGATCAAAGTCTGGTCAACATGGAAGAATTTTCAAATTTGGATGGGAAGGTCATGGAAGATGAGGGCTTCTCAGAAAAGGACATGTCAGATGTGGAAATTGAAAGTGAATCTTCAGAAAAACAAGTAGCATTGCCCTGTCTTCAATTGGGTGGGCAGAAGAAAGTGATTGATATTCCCCCAGGGTGTCTTGACAGG TTTATGGGAATGGGGTTTTCCAAGGAACAAATTACTCTTGCTTTTTCTAAGGTTTCAGAGACCTCACAAGGCAAGGACATATCATCACTTTGGCCGACTGTTCTGTGTCAACTTCGAGAAGATCAAGTCTATG GCCTAAGTTCTAGTACAGTTGAGGAAAGAGTAGTCAAGACTGCTTGCAGGGGACCATCTGATGATCCAAAGTCTTCTAGCTTTGCTGATTTCAAGCAGAATTCAACTACATTGCTCGCCTTCCCATCCCCT GCACTCTCTGTAGGCAGTAAGGGTGGAGAATACTCAGAAGCTAAATCTAGTATTTTATCGATGCCACCTCTGACTTATGGAGAGAGGTTTGAAGATGTTTATGAAGTAATTTTGGTATTGGATGATCGAGAGCAATTTGTTAGTCAAGG GTCGCGTTCTAGGAAAATTGTTGAGAACATCAGTATGCAATTTAAAATTCGAATAGAG GTTAGACGGTTACCTGTTGGGGATGCAATCTGGATAGCTCGGCATAAAAATACTGGCAGTGAATATGTTCTTGATTTCATTGTGGAGAGGAAGAAAGTTGATGATTTGCGCAGCTCAATCAGAGATAACCGATATAAAGATCAGAAGTTGCGGCTTTTG AGATGTGGGCTCAAAAAGATGATATATGTAGTAGAAGGAGATGCAAATGTATCAGAAGCAGCTGAAAGCATTAAAACAGC TTGTTTTACGACTGAGATCTTGGAGGGATTTGATGTGCAAAGAACAGCTGGCTTGGGAGATACATTAAGGAAGTATGGCTATCTTACTCAGGCAATTGATCATTACTATAAATCCATGGAGGACAAGCATAAAAGTCCTGAAATGTGCCCTCCTTTTAAAGCATTTATTAGGAGGTGTGAGGATTTGGACAAAATGACCGTCAGTGATGTATTTGCCATCCAACTCATGCAG GAAAATATAAGGagtatgatatattga
- the LOC116016352 gene encoding crossover junction endonuclease MUS81 isoform X1, translated as METEREVACRENEELAAYMWNMAEDKRGISDNIYKTLHKAYTNVCNSKAPIKTLRELSQIKGVGKWILKLMQGFFETDSEAPGNENLSDKGKKRKGTRRYMPQRNSVAYALIITLYRALADGKEFMRKQELIDAAEASGLSRAPIGPEKGKGKPGIGNSPRDWYSGWSCMKTLVTKGLVVKSSCPAKYMLTEEGKETARECLSRSGIVTSDQSLVNMEEFSNLDGKVMEDEGFSEKDMSDVEIESESSEKQVALPCLQLGGQKKVIDIPPGCLDRFMGMGFSKEQITLAFSKVSETSQGKDISSLWPTVLCQLREDQVYGLSSSTVEERVVKTACRGPSDDPKSSSFADFKQNSTTLLAFPSPALSVGSKGGEYSEAKSSILSMPPLTYGERFEDVYEVILVLDDREQFVSQGSRSRKIVENISMQFKIRIEVRRLPVGDAIWIARHKNTGSEYVLDFIVERKKVDDLRSSIRDNRYKDQKLRLLRCGLKKMIYVVEGDANVSEAAESIKTACFTTEILEGFDVQRTAGLGDTLRKYGYLTQAIDHYYKSMEDKHKSPEMCPPFKAFIRRCEDLDKMTVSDVFAIQLMQVQPKDKPVETTRSAVGTEFQMRSELPAVPNTIDVLQTPEADLATAGNFKFTTELLENGSIGFWRRRQDTCYEPTPIEIQVTPFYEGIMTTLHGFLRRLFQLKVQISNSTAIQCCASIARVLACGCCITAYLKVKNIVTSELPARHTSNSLKMPRISDALAVPAGFAFAIQQLGAVNVADTLTERIFIPCFPNEGHSFGIPDDQLVNWNPNAYAEAVEYARTLGMRFHIVNLKKKDGTAWWLFRQHFAEGFFELQCPLPEVNKIDVVTHAQFLNGELANPSRAFVDLAPLGNDSFGVMMRSPHLGINLSCYEAISQEATDVVSNV; from the exons ATGGAGACCGAAAGAGAAGTAGCGTGCAGGGAAAACGAAGAGCTAGCGGCGTACATGTGGAATATGGCGGAAGACAAGAGAGGGATATCAGATAACATTTATAAGACTCTTCACAAGGCCTACACTAACGTCTGCAACTCCAAGGCCCCTATTAAGACCCTCCGAGAACTTTCTCAAATCAA GGGTGTGGGGAAGTGGATTTTGAAACTAATGCAAGGCTTTTTTGAGACTGATTCGGAGGCTCCTGGAAATGAGAACTTGAGTGATAAAG GGAAGAAGAGGAAGGGGACTAGGAGGTATATGCCACAGAGGAACTCTGTGGCATATGCCTTGATAATCACACTCTATag GGCCTTAGCAGATGGAAAGGAGTTTATGCGCAAACAGGAGCTGATTGATGCTGCGGAGGCTAGCGGTCTTTCCCGGGCTCCAATCGG ACCTGAGAAAGGAAAAGGGAAACCTGGGATTGGAAACTCACCTAGGGACTGGTACAGTGGATGGAGCTGCATGAAAACACTAGTAACTAAAGGGCTGGTTGTCAAGTCTAGCTGCCCGGCCAA GTATATGCTAACAGAAGAAGGAAAGGAAACTGCACGTGAATGTCTATCAAGATCTGGAATTGTTACTTCTGATCAAAGTCTGGTCAACATGGAAGAATTTTCAAATTTGGATGGGAAGGTCATGGAAGATGAGGGCTTCTCAGAAAAGGACATGTCAGATGTGGAAATTGAAAGTGAATCTTCAGAAAAACAAGTAGCATTGCCCTGTCTTCAATTGGGTGGGCAGAAGAAAGTGATTGATATTCCCCCAGGGTGTCTTGACAGG TTTATGGGAATGGGGTTTTCCAAGGAACAAATTACTCTTGCTTTTTCTAAGGTTTCAGAGACCTCACAAGGCAAGGACATATCATCACTTTGGCCGACTGTTCTGTGTCAACTTCGAGAAGATCAAGTCTATG GCCTAAGTTCTAGTACAGTTGAGGAAAGAGTAGTCAAGACTGCTTGCAGGGGACCATCTGATGATCCAAAGTCTTCTAGCTTTGCTGATTTCAAGCAGAATTCAACTACATTGCTCGCCTTCCCATCCCCT GCACTCTCTGTAGGCAGTAAGGGTGGAGAATACTCAGAAGCTAAATCTAGTATTTTATCGATGCCACCTCTGACTTATGGAGAGAGGTTTGAAGATGTTTATGAAGTAATTTTGGTATTGGATGATCGAGAGCAATTTGTTAGTCAAGG GTCGCGTTCTAGGAAAATTGTTGAGAACATCAGTATGCAATTTAAAATTCGAATAGAG GTTAGACGGTTACCTGTTGGGGATGCAATCTGGATAGCTCGGCATAAAAATACTGGCAGTGAATATGTTCTTGATTTCATTGTGGAGAGGAAGAAAGTTGATGATTTGCGCAGCTCAATCAGAGATAACCGATATAAAGATCAGAAGTTGCGGCTTTTG AGATGTGGGCTCAAAAAGATGATATATGTAGTAGAAGGAGATGCAAATGTATCAGAAGCAGCTGAAAGCATTAAAACAGC TTGTTTTACGACTGAGATCTTGGAGGGATTTGATGTGCAAAGAACAGCTGGCTTGGGAGATACATTAAGGAAGTATGGCTATCTTACTCAGGCAATTGATCATTACTATAAATCCATGGAGGACAAGCATAAAAGTCCTGAAATGTGCCCTCCTTTTAAAGCATTTATTAGGAGGTGTGAGGATTTGGACAAAATGACCGTCAGTGATGTATTTGCCATCCAACTCATGCAG GTTCAGCCTAAAGACAAGCCAGTAGAAACCACCCGGTCTGCCGTCGGAACTGAGTTCCAGATGCGATCAGAACTCCCTGCCGTGCCAAACACTATCGACGTGCTTCAAACCCCTGAAGCTGACCTTGCAACTGCTGGGAATTTTAAATTTACCACCGAACTACTTGAGAATGGTAGCATAGGTTTCTGGCGCCGCCGCCAAGATACTTGCTATGAACCCACTCCCATTGAGATACAGGTGACCCCATTCTACGAAGGCATCATGACCACTCTTCATGGCTTTCTCCGTCGCCTCTTTCAGTTGAAGGTCCAGATCTCTAACTCCACTGCTATTCAATGCTGCGCCTCTATCGCGCGTGTCCTTGCTTGCGGATGCTGCATTACAGCTTACCTCAAAGTCAAGAACATTGTGACTTCCGAGCTTCCTGCTCGCCACACCTCAAATAGTCTGAAAATGCCCCGTATCAGTGATGCTTTAGCCGTCCCTGCTGGTTTCGCATTTGCTATTCAACAGTTAGGAGCTGTGAACGTTGCTGATACACTTACAGAGCGTATCTTCATACCTTGCTTTCCTAATGAGGGCCACTCTTTTGGCATCCCAGATGATCAACTGGTCAATTGGAATCCCAACGCCTACGCCGAAGCGGTTGAGTATGCAAGAACCTTAGGAATGCGATTTCATATCGTTAACCTGAAGAAGAAGGATGGTACAGCGTGGTGGCTGTTTCGTCAACACTTTGCAGAAGGATTTTTTGAGCTACAGTGTCCTCTGCCAGAAGTGAACAAAATCGATGTTGTAACACATGCACAGTTCTTAAATGGTGAACTGGCCAACCCCTCGCGAGCGTTTGTTGACCTCGCACCTCTTGGTAATGACTCATTCGGAGTCATGATGAGAAGTCCTCATCTCGGTATAAACCTGAGTTGCTATGAAGCGATCAGCCAAGAAGCCACTGACGTTGTTTCAAATGTGTAA
- the LOC116016352 gene encoding crossover junction endonuclease MUS81 isoform X3 encodes METEREVACRENEELAAYMWNMAEDKRGISDNIYKTLHKAYTNVCNSKAPIKTLRELSQIKGVGKWILKLMQGFFETDSEAPGNENLSDKGKKRKGTRRYMPQRNSVAYALIITLYRALADGKEFMRKQELIDAAEASGLSRAPIGPEKGKGKPGIGNSPRDWYSGWSCMKTLVTKGLVVKSSCPAKYMLTEEGKETARECLSRSGIVTSDQSLVNMEEFSNLDGKVMEDEGFSEKDMSDVEIESESSEKQVALPCLQLGGQKKVIDIPPGCLDRVSETSQGKDISSLWPTVLCQLREDQVYGLSSSTVEERVVKTACRGPSDDPKSSSFADFKQNSTTLLAFPSPALSVGSKGGEYSEAKSSILSMPPLTYGERFEDVYEVILVLDDREQFVSQGSRSRKIVENISMQFKIRIEVRRLPVGDAIWIARHKNTGSEYVLDFIVERKKVDDLRSSIRDNRYKDQKLRLLRCGLKKMIYVVEGDANVSEAAESIKTACFTTEILEGFDVQRTAGLGDTLRKYGYLTQAIDHYYKSMEDKHKSPEMCPPFKAFIRRCEDLDKMTVSDVFAIQLMQVQPKDKPVETTRSAVGTEFQMRSELPAVPNTIDVLQTPEADLATAGNFKFTTELLENGSIGFWRRRQDTCYEPTPIEIQVTPFYEGIMTTLHGFLRRLFQLKVQISNSTAIQCCASIARVLACGCCITAYLKVKNIVTSELPARHTSNSLKMPRISDALAVPAGFAFAIQQLGAVNVADTLTERIFIPCFPNEGHSFGIPDDQLVNWNPNAYAEAVEYARTLGMRFHIVNLKKKDGTAWWLFRQHFAEGFFELQCPLPEVNKIDVVTHAQFLNGELANPSRAFVDLAPLGNDSFGVMMRSPHLGINLSCYEAISQEATDVVSNV; translated from the exons ATGGAGACCGAAAGAGAAGTAGCGTGCAGGGAAAACGAAGAGCTAGCGGCGTACATGTGGAATATGGCGGAAGACAAGAGAGGGATATCAGATAACATTTATAAGACTCTTCACAAGGCCTACACTAACGTCTGCAACTCCAAGGCCCCTATTAAGACCCTCCGAGAACTTTCTCAAATCAA GGGTGTGGGGAAGTGGATTTTGAAACTAATGCAAGGCTTTTTTGAGACTGATTCGGAGGCTCCTGGAAATGAGAACTTGAGTGATAAAG GGAAGAAGAGGAAGGGGACTAGGAGGTATATGCCACAGAGGAACTCTGTGGCATATGCCTTGATAATCACACTCTATag GGCCTTAGCAGATGGAAAGGAGTTTATGCGCAAACAGGAGCTGATTGATGCTGCGGAGGCTAGCGGTCTTTCCCGGGCTCCAATCGG ACCTGAGAAAGGAAAAGGGAAACCTGGGATTGGAAACTCACCTAGGGACTGGTACAGTGGATGGAGCTGCATGAAAACACTAGTAACTAAAGGGCTGGTTGTCAAGTCTAGCTGCCCGGCCAA GTATATGCTAACAGAAGAAGGAAAGGAAACTGCACGTGAATGTCTATCAAGATCTGGAATTGTTACTTCTGATCAAAGTCTGGTCAACATGGAAGAATTTTCAAATTTGGATGGGAAGGTCATGGAAGATGAGGGCTTCTCAGAAAAGGACATGTCAGATGTGGAAATTGAAAGTGAATCTTCAGAAAAACAAGTAGCATTGCCCTGTCTTCAATTGGGTGGGCAGAAGAAAGTGATTGATATTCCCCCAGGGTGTCTTGACAGG GTTTCAGAGACCTCACAAGGCAAGGACATATCATCACTTTGGCCGACTGTTCTGTGTCAACTTCGAGAAGATCAAGTCTATG GCCTAAGTTCTAGTACAGTTGAGGAAAGAGTAGTCAAGACTGCTTGCAGGGGACCATCTGATGATCCAAAGTCTTCTAGCTTTGCTGATTTCAAGCAGAATTCAACTACATTGCTCGCCTTCCCATCCCCT GCACTCTCTGTAGGCAGTAAGGGTGGAGAATACTCAGAAGCTAAATCTAGTATTTTATCGATGCCACCTCTGACTTATGGAGAGAGGTTTGAAGATGTTTATGAAGTAATTTTGGTATTGGATGATCGAGAGCAATTTGTTAGTCAAGG GTCGCGTTCTAGGAAAATTGTTGAGAACATCAGTATGCAATTTAAAATTCGAATAGAG GTTAGACGGTTACCTGTTGGGGATGCAATCTGGATAGCTCGGCATAAAAATACTGGCAGTGAATATGTTCTTGATTTCATTGTGGAGAGGAAGAAAGTTGATGATTTGCGCAGCTCAATCAGAGATAACCGATATAAAGATCAGAAGTTGCGGCTTTTG AGATGTGGGCTCAAAAAGATGATATATGTAGTAGAAGGAGATGCAAATGTATCAGAAGCAGCTGAAAGCATTAAAACAGC TTGTTTTACGACTGAGATCTTGGAGGGATTTGATGTGCAAAGAACAGCTGGCTTGGGAGATACATTAAGGAAGTATGGCTATCTTACTCAGGCAATTGATCATTACTATAAATCCATGGAGGACAAGCATAAAAGTCCTGAAATGTGCCCTCCTTTTAAAGCATTTATTAGGAGGTGTGAGGATTTGGACAAAATGACCGTCAGTGATGTATTTGCCATCCAACTCATGCAG GTTCAGCCTAAAGACAAGCCAGTAGAAACCACCCGGTCTGCCGTCGGAACTGAGTTCCAGATGCGATCAGAACTCCCTGCCGTGCCAAACACTATCGACGTGCTTCAAACCCCTGAAGCTGACCTTGCAACTGCTGGGAATTTTAAATTTACCACCGAACTACTTGAGAATGGTAGCATAGGTTTCTGGCGCCGCCGCCAAGATACTTGCTATGAACCCACTCCCATTGAGATACAGGTGACCCCATTCTACGAAGGCATCATGACCACTCTTCATGGCTTTCTCCGTCGCCTCTTTCAGTTGAAGGTCCAGATCTCTAACTCCACTGCTATTCAATGCTGCGCCTCTATCGCGCGTGTCCTTGCTTGCGGATGCTGCATTACAGCTTACCTCAAAGTCAAGAACATTGTGACTTCCGAGCTTCCTGCTCGCCACACCTCAAATAGTCTGAAAATGCCCCGTATCAGTGATGCTTTAGCCGTCCCTGCTGGTTTCGCATTTGCTATTCAACAGTTAGGAGCTGTGAACGTTGCTGATACACTTACAGAGCGTATCTTCATACCTTGCTTTCCTAATGAGGGCCACTCTTTTGGCATCCCAGATGATCAACTGGTCAATTGGAATCCCAACGCCTACGCCGAAGCGGTTGAGTATGCAAGAACCTTAGGAATGCGATTTCATATCGTTAACCTGAAGAAGAAGGATGGTACAGCGTGGTGGCTGTTTCGTCAACACTTTGCAGAAGGATTTTTTGAGCTACAGTGTCCTCTGCCAGAAGTGAACAAAATCGATGTTGTAACACATGCACAGTTCTTAAATGGTGAACTGGCCAACCCCTCGCGAGCGTTTGTTGACCTCGCACCTCTTGGTAATGACTCATTCGGAGTCATGATGAGAAGTCCTCATCTCGGTATAAACCTGAGTTGCTATGAAGCGATCAGCCAAGAAGCCACTGACGTTGTTTCAAATGTGTAA
- the LOC116016352 gene encoding crossover junction endonuclease MUS81 isoform X4, whose translation METEREVACRENEELAAYMWNMAEDKRGISDNIYKTLHKAYTNVCNSKAPIKTLRELSQIKGVGKWILKLMQGFFETDSEAPGNENLSDKGKKRKGTRRYMPQRNSVAYALIITLYRALADGKEFMRKQELIDAAEASGLSRAPIGYMLTEEGKETARECLSRSGIVTSDQSLVNMEEFSNLDGKVMEDEGFSEKDMSDVEIESESSEKQVALPCLQLGGQKKVIDIPPGCLDRFMGMGFSKEQITLAFSKVSETSQGKDISSLWPTVLCQLREDQVYGLSSSTVEERVVKTACRGPSDDPKSSSFADFKQNSTTLLAFPSPALSVGSKGGEYSEAKSSILSMPPLTYGERFEDVYEVILVLDDREQFVSQGSRSRKIVENISMQFKIRIEVRRLPVGDAIWIARHKNTGSEYVLDFIVERKKVDDLRSSIRDNRYKDQKLRLLRCGLKKMIYVVEGDANVSEAAESIKTACFTTEILEGFDVQRTAGLGDTLRKYGYLTQAIDHYYKSMEDKHKSPEMCPPFKAFIRRCEDLDKMTVSDVFAIQLMQVQPKDKPVETTRSAVGTEFQMRSELPAVPNTIDVLQTPEADLATAGNFKFTTELLENGSIGFWRRRQDTCYEPTPIEIQVTPFYEGIMTTLHGFLRRLFQLKVQISNSTAIQCCASIARVLACGCCITAYLKVKNIVTSELPARHTSNSLKMPRISDALAVPAGFAFAIQQLGAVNVADTLTERIFIPCFPNEGHSFGIPDDQLVNWNPNAYAEAVEYARTLGMRFHIVNLKKKDGTAWWLFRQHFAEGFFELQCPLPEVNKIDVVTHAQFLNGELANPSRAFVDLAPLGNDSFGVMMRSPHLGINLSCYEAISQEATDVVSNV comes from the exons ATGGAGACCGAAAGAGAAGTAGCGTGCAGGGAAAACGAAGAGCTAGCGGCGTACATGTGGAATATGGCGGAAGACAAGAGAGGGATATCAGATAACATTTATAAGACTCTTCACAAGGCCTACACTAACGTCTGCAACTCCAAGGCCCCTATTAAGACCCTCCGAGAACTTTCTCAAATCAA GGGTGTGGGGAAGTGGATTTTGAAACTAATGCAAGGCTTTTTTGAGACTGATTCGGAGGCTCCTGGAAATGAGAACTTGAGTGATAAAG GGAAGAAGAGGAAGGGGACTAGGAGGTATATGCCACAGAGGAACTCTGTGGCATATGCCTTGATAATCACACTCTATag GGCCTTAGCAGATGGAAAGGAGTTTATGCGCAAACAGGAGCTGATTGATGCTGCGGAGGCTAGCGGTCTTTCCCGGGCTCCAATCGG GTATATGCTAACAGAAGAAGGAAAGGAAACTGCACGTGAATGTCTATCAAGATCTGGAATTGTTACTTCTGATCAAAGTCTGGTCAACATGGAAGAATTTTCAAATTTGGATGGGAAGGTCATGGAAGATGAGGGCTTCTCAGAAAAGGACATGTCAGATGTGGAAATTGAAAGTGAATCTTCAGAAAAACAAGTAGCATTGCCCTGTCTTCAATTGGGTGGGCAGAAGAAAGTGATTGATATTCCCCCAGGGTGTCTTGACAGG TTTATGGGAATGGGGTTTTCCAAGGAACAAATTACTCTTGCTTTTTCTAAGGTTTCAGAGACCTCACAAGGCAAGGACATATCATCACTTTGGCCGACTGTTCTGTGTCAACTTCGAGAAGATCAAGTCTATG GCCTAAGTTCTAGTACAGTTGAGGAAAGAGTAGTCAAGACTGCTTGCAGGGGACCATCTGATGATCCAAAGTCTTCTAGCTTTGCTGATTTCAAGCAGAATTCAACTACATTGCTCGCCTTCCCATCCCCT GCACTCTCTGTAGGCAGTAAGGGTGGAGAATACTCAGAAGCTAAATCTAGTATTTTATCGATGCCACCTCTGACTTATGGAGAGAGGTTTGAAGATGTTTATGAAGTAATTTTGGTATTGGATGATCGAGAGCAATTTGTTAGTCAAGG GTCGCGTTCTAGGAAAATTGTTGAGAACATCAGTATGCAATTTAAAATTCGAATAGAG GTTAGACGGTTACCTGTTGGGGATGCAATCTGGATAGCTCGGCATAAAAATACTGGCAGTGAATATGTTCTTGATTTCATTGTGGAGAGGAAGAAAGTTGATGATTTGCGCAGCTCAATCAGAGATAACCGATATAAAGATCAGAAGTTGCGGCTTTTG AGATGTGGGCTCAAAAAGATGATATATGTAGTAGAAGGAGATGCAAATGTATCAGAAGCAGCTGAAAGCATTAAAACAGC TTGTTTTACGACTGAGATCTTGGAGGGATTTGATGTGCAAAGAACAGCTGGCTTGGGAGATACATTAAGGAAGTATGGCTATCTTACTCAGGCAATTGATCATTACTATAAATCCATGGAGGACAAGCATAAAAGTCCTGAAATGTGCCCTCCTTTTAAAGCATTTATTAGGAGGTGTGAGGATTTGGACAAAATGACCGTCAGTGATGTATTTGCCATCCAACTCATGCAG GTTCAGCCTAAAGACAAGCCAGTAGAAACCACCCGGTCTGCCGTCGGAACTGAGTTCCAGATGCGATCAGAACTCCCTGCCGTGCCAAACACTATCGACGTGCTTCAAACCCCTGAAGCTGACCTTGCAACTGCTGGGAATTTTAAATTTACCACCGAACTACTTGAGAATGGTAGCATAGGTTTCTGGCGCCGCCGCCAAGATACTTGCTATGAACCCACTCCCATTGAGATACAGGTGACCCCATTCTACGAAGGCATCATGACCACTCTTCATGGCTTTCTCCGTCGCCTCTTTCAGTTGAAGGTCCAGATCTCTAACTCCACTGCTATTCAATGCTGCGCCTCTATCGCGCGTGTCCTTGCTTGCGGATGCTGCATTACAGCTTACCTCAAAGTCAAGAACATTGTGACTTCCGAGCTTCCTGCTCGCCACACCTCAAATAGTCTGAAAATGCCCCGTATCAGTGATGCTTTAGCCGTCCCTGCTGGTTTCGCATTTGCTATTCAACAGTTAGGAGCTGTGAACGTTGCTGATACACTTACAGAGCGTATCTTCATACCTTGCTTTCCTAATGAGGGCCACTCTTTTGGCATCCCAGATGATCAACTGGTCAATTGGAATCCCAACGCCTACGCCGAAGCGGTTGAGTATGCAAGAACCTTAGGAATGCGATTTCATATCGTTAACCTGAAGAAGAAGGATGGTACAGCGTGGTGGCTGTTTCGTCAACACTTTGCAGAAGGATTTTTTGAGCTACAGTGTCCTCTGCCAGAAGTGAACAAAATCGATGTTGTAACACATGCACAGTTCTTAAATGGTGAACTGGCCAACCCCTCGCGAGCGTTTGTTGACCTCGCACCTCTTGGTAATGACTCATTCGGAGTCATGATGAGAAGTCCTCATCTCGGTATAAACCTGAGTTGCTATGAAGCGATCAGCCAAGAAGCCACTGACGTTGTTTCAAATGTGTAA